The following nucleotide sequence is from Candidatus Latescibacterota bacterium.
ATATTTCACCACAACCCCATCCAGGGTATGAGTCCGCGCTACGCATTTCTGCGGTAGTTCTTCCCACGCCGCCGATGCTTGTTTCCATGGAACTCGTCTCGGTGTTCCAGTAACTGCGGAAAACATCCAGTTCATCGCCATAGCCTACGAGCCCCCCGCTGCTTTCTCCATCCTGCACAAGTCCTGTCGAATAGCAGAAACTGGCATGGCCGAAATTAAAGCCGATGAATCCTCCAGCTCTTTCATCGGCTGACACACTACCCTCGCTGTAGCAATTGGATGTGAATACACGCAGGTATCCGATCAATCCACCAGCGGTGGATTCAGCCGAGACATTGGCGGTTGAATAACTATTGCTGACAGAACCTCCATAATTGTATCCAACCAGGCCGCCGACGAATGACGATCCCTGAATCTCCCCGCCATCGACGCCACATCGTGTTATATTGGCACCGCCCTGGTATCCTACAAGCGCTCCAACCTTCGATCCGGACCCGGCGGAAAGTGAGGGGGCGATCAGCCTGAGATCTCTGATCTCACCACTGCCAAAGAAATGGCTAAACAGTCCGATTCTGTTGACTCCTGCTGCCTGGATGGAAAGGTTGGCTATTGAGTGGTGATCACCGTCAAATGTGCCAATGAAGGTCCCGATCATTTCATAGTTTGGATTATCATCCTGGCCATCGAACCCGGACATGTCGATATCGTTCATCAGGATGAAATTACTGAACTTCAGACAGGGGATGGCACCTATCAGGTTCATATCCTCGGCGGTGTAGATCCGGTATGGATCATCAACCTCTCCTGAGCCCTCGAAATAGTTGAAGAGGGACATGATCTCTCCGGCTTCGGTCTCCCAGGCGAGTCTCGGCCTGTCATTTCCGATGTCCATCCTCCACTGGTCGTAGCAGCCCCATCCGGCATATGTCGCTCTCTCCATCATTTCCAGAGATGATTTCCCATATCCCCCGGAGCTTGAGGTAACGGTGCTTGACTCTATGTCCCAGTAGCTGCTTGTCACTTCCATCGGGCGTCCATATCCGAGAAGCCCGCCGGTGTTTTCCTGCCCCTCTACGACTGCAGTGGAGTAACAGGATATGACTTGCGCTTCGCAATGTCCGATAGCTCCGCCGGTATAATCATTGCCCGTGACGCTGCCTTCAGAATAAGAGTGTTTTATCCAGCCTGAAGTACTTTTCCCTGCCAGGCCACCTGAATATGTGACGCCCTCGACATCAGTGGAAGAGATCGATTCCTCAATTACGCCACCTTCCAGCAGTCCTACAAGTCCTCCTGTACAGAAACCGCCGGTGACATAGCCGCCTCTTACCGCGCATTGTTGAATTCTACCTCCCGAAAGCACTCCTGCGATGCTCCCGATATTGGAGCCGTCATGCGATCGAATGAGAGGGTCCTGCATCGTGAGGTTACTTACCTTCCCGACCAGGACTCCGAACAGGCCGACGTTATTATTTGCTATCGAATTGTACGTGAAGTTCGATATGACATGCCCATTGCCGTCGAATTCTCCTCTGAACTCGGGGATGACCTTTCCCTGAATGCAGTCTTCAATTCCACCCGGCCCACACATGTCGATATCGTTCACAAGCTTGAAAAACCGATATCTATACTGGGGGTTATCTGCGAGAAAAATGAGGTTTTCGCGGGAGCTTATCAGGAATGGATCTTCCCTCGTTCCGGAGTTCTCCGAGAGAGTAAAATCTCCGATGATATCGCTTTCGTCCAGAGTTACATTGTAGATGCGGACATCATCAATAAGTCCTCTAAAGGATTCATCTCCATCAGTGTCATCGTTCCTCATCCCGATCAGAATTTCCGGTACGGGGTCATTTTCGTTCCATCCGGTGACACCGATAGATAAGTATTCACTGCCTATATGTTGTTTGTCGATGTACAGGTCGGCTTTTCCTCCTCTTAAGGTAACAATTATGAGGTGCCAGAGGCCATCGCCATCGATATTGACGGATTCCCATTTAACAAGCCGTGGAGCGAAATATCTGAAATAGTGAAATTCGATACTGTTATTATCTCCATCCGAAAAGATTCCATAATGTCTTTGCAGGTCAGATCCTTGAGAAGTCCTGAGTACTACCCAGCCCCGGTTACCTTCTTCCTGTTTTACCCATGCGGACAGGGAAAAGTACATCGTAAGGTCGAATATTTCCAGGTCCTCGCACTGAATCCTGATGCCATCCGGCGAACCATTGAATTTCAGAGCTCCGTTTATTGCACCCTCGGCGGGCTGCCATTCCGGTGAGCCGACCAGCACGCCATTTGATAACCCTCGAATATCTTCGAGGGCAGAATCACCACCATCTTCGTCGAGTCGCCATCTCCCCAGCAATCCGGTCTGCGCAAAGCTGTTTGCTGGCGAATACACGATCAGTATCAATAAAAGGACGATAATAGTTCTGCATTTGAACATGAGTCTGCCCCTCTCCATGTCGGCACGATGTAATTTATACTATTTGAATTCAGGTAAAACTTCCCCAAGGGGAGATAGTACAGCAACGAACGTTTGTCAGCAAATAAAAAGGTTTGCTGGATCCAGGATCCGCAGAAAGTATAGTGCCCACATCATCATATCGGTTGGGCCGCTGGCATTTACATGCAGGATTACGGCAAGTCTCATGGCATAGGCTTGGCGGACGCATCATAACTTCCCACCCCGCCGTCTAGCGGAGGAGGAGCATTTTTCGCGTCTTATCAAAGCTTTCCGCCGTGAGGCGGAAGTAGTAGACGCCACTCGCTACAGGCACTCCCCGGGAGTTCAACCCATCCCAACGCTCTACAAAATTCCCCGCGTTTCGTTCTTCATCGAGTAAGGTCCTGACAAGTCTCCCGGATGTATCATATACCGACAACTTCACGCGTGAAACGCTTGCGAGGCCAAAAGCTATCGAGGTGCCTGGATTAAAGGGATTTGGATAATTCTGCGCCAGATACGCCGCTCCCGGTACGTCCGGTAATTCCTCGCCCGTCACGTCGCCGGGACCTGATACGGCGAACAGACTCTCGTTTTTGTGAACATCGATGGCCGAGACCTTGTACCAGTACTCGTCTTCCCATGTCCATGTCACGTCGAACCACTCAGGGTCCATCGGTGTTGCTAACATGAGGGGGGAAGTGGGTATGAAATCCTCGCTCGTCCCTCTGTAGACGACATAGTGGGAAAAGTCATTCTCGGAGTTTGGATCCCATGTGAGGGCGAGTCCCTCCGGAGCATACTGCTGCTCCCCTGCGATCCCAGCGGGCATCGCCGGAGTCAGATTATCGACCGAGTGTCCGCTGTCCGGAGCGCTCGCGTACCATATCGCGGGATCGGTAGTATGCCCGGTCACCATGTACACAGACTTCGGTGTCTTGTTGCTTACGGAATCTGCAAGTGTCGGGACGCGGCAGCTGTACGTGTCCATCTGGGCCGCATCGAAGCTTGCGACAAGCTCCCATGTCCCCGCAGGAACGACGCCGCCCCCCGGCATCAGCATGAATGTTCTGCCGTCATGTATGGAAACTACGGGTACACCCGGACCCTCCTGAGCGGACGACGCGGCCATCGATCCTAACTGCTGCCAGACGTCGTAACGTCCCAACTGGAGTGGTTGGGCGTTATCGTCCCTGTCCGATGCGTCGATCTCAAGTCTGACATATCCCCCCTGATCGTCCGGTACGTCCAGAACGTCCGCGATGACCGGCTCCGGCGCGGACGTGT
It contains:
- a CDS encoding LamG domain-containing protein, which encodes MFKCRTIIVLLLILIVYSPANSFAQTGLLGRWRLDEDGGDSALEDIRGLSNGVLVGSPEWQPAEGAINGALKFNGSPDGIRIQCEDLEIFDLTMYFSLSAWVKQEEGNRGWVVLRTSQGSDLQRHYGIFSDGDNNSIEFHYFRYFAPRLVKWESVNIDGDGLWHLIIVTLRGGKADLYIDKQHIGSEYLSIGVTGWNENDPVPEILIGMRNDDTDGDESFRGLIDDVRIYNVTLDESDIIGDFTLSENSGTREDPFLISSRENLIFLADNPQYRYRFFKLVNDIDMCGPGGIEDCIQGKVIPEFRGEFDGNGHVISNFTYNSIANNNVGLFGVLVGKVSNLTMQDPLIRSHDGSNIGSIAGVLSGGRIQQCAVRGGYVTGGFCTGGLVGLLEGGVIEESISSTDVEGVTYSGGLAGKSTSGWIKHSYSEGSVTGNDYTGGAIGHCEAQVISCYSTAVVEGQENTGGLLGYGRPMEVTSSYWDIESSTVTSSSGGYGKSSLEMMERATYAGWGCYDQWRMDIGNDRPRLAWETEAGEIMSLFNYFEGSGEVDDPYRIYTAEDMNLIGAIPCLKFSNFILMNDIDMSGFDGQDDNPNYEMIGTFIGTFDGDHHSIANLSIQAAGVNRIGLFSHFFGSGEIRDLRLIAPSLSAGSGSKVGALVGYQGGANITRCGVDGGEIQGSSFVGGLVGYNYGGSVSNSYSTANVSAESTAGGLIGYLRVFTSNCYSEGSVSADERAGGFIGFNFGHASFCYSTGLVQDGESSGGLVGYGDELDVFRSYWNTETSSMETSIGGVGRTTAEMRSADSYPGWGCGEIWKIDEGNDTPRLAWEDGPGSPLGSQISLDGSGSEADPYLISNEEELNSIGLNPCIWDKHFLLESDLDMAGYDGVDGRPSYNPIGIPGTRFTGVFDGGGKRISNLTGDIGLFGSASGSDTHINDLALIDPDIQGEARDNVGGIVGHLGSARITGCSVEGGRVKGHSNVGGLAGVTYYDSKISNCFATCHVSSSGSNVGGLVGKNKCERTKS